The nucleotide window CAGCCAACGTAAGTCCACACGATTATCAGGCTAAACCAAAAGATGCCCAACGGCTTGCTGAGGCAGATGTGCTGGTACAAAACGGATTAGAAATGGAGGAATTTTTAGAGGATTTAGTCGCAAACGCTAGTAATCCAGATTTGAAGATCGTTGACTCCAGCGAGGGAATTGCCACGATCGCCAATGAAGAGGTAGAAGGGGGTAATCATGGCGAAGAAGAAGACCACGATCATGACCACGCTCACGACGATCGTGAAGAAGGAGAAGAAGACGTTGAGGCAGGGCATCACCATCATGGTGAATACAATCCACATGTCTGGCTCGATCCCAAACGTGCCATTGAACAAGTTGAAAATATTCGCGATGGACTAATTGCGGCCGATCCTGAAGGTGAAGCTGAGTACACCGCCAATGCAGCCGCTTACATTGAACAACTGCAACAACTGGATGCAGAAATTACCTCAACTCTTCAACCTTATGCAGGACAAACTTTTGTCGCCTTCCATGACTTTGCCCCCTACTTTGCTCAAAGCTATGACTTAGAAGCCGAGTTTTTGGTAGACATTCCTGAAGAAAACCCCGCACCAGCAGATGTCAAGCGAGTGACAGATGCCGTAGAGGAAGCAAACCTCAAAGCTCTCCTCACCGAACCCCAAGCGGTCGAAAATACTTTCGCAGCGCTAGCAAAGGATTTAAATGTCGAGATCAGCACCTTCGATCCGATCGAAACGGGGGGGCCCGAAGCTCTCGAACCGAACTATTACATCACAACCATGCGTCAAAACGTGCAGGGTTTAGTCACCGCTTTTGGTGGTTCAACTCAGTCCGTATTGCCGTTTTGGATGCCTCAGCCGATGGCAGTGGTACCACAGCGAGTTGGGGTCAGGTTTTAGGAGGGCTTTTCGACTTGAAAGAAGTTGTACTCGCAGTTGAACAACTCACGGTTACCCTTGGAACCTACGCGGCGGTGCAGGAGGTTTCCTTTTCCCTGGAGGCAGGAACCGATACGGCAATCGTTGGTCCGAATGGGGCAGGCAAAAGTACTCTAGTGCAAGCCATTCTGGGCATTCTGCCTCGGCAAACAGGGAACATTTTCATCCTAGGCCAACCCTTGAGCCGCAAAGGTTCACTCGCGCCACAGATCCGTCAACAGATTGCCTACCTGCCACAAAACTTCCTAGTCGATCGCCGCATCCCAATAACGGTGGAAGAACTGGTAGGTTTAGGCTGGGATAGGTTGAGATTTCAAGTGCCCTGGGCAAACAGTAGAAAACGTCGTCATGCTGTCCGAGATGCTTTAGCAAAGGTAGATGCACTCCATCTTAGACAGCAACCGATCGGTGGGCTTTCTGGGGGTGAAACGAAGCAGGTGCTGCTGGCATATTGCCTGGTTTACCCGCGTCGATTGTTGATTCTGGATGAAGCTCCAGCAGGATTGGATATGCGCGGTGAAACTGAGTTTTATCAATTGCTCTATCAACTCAAGCAAGAGGAAGGCTGGACAATTTTGCAAATCTCCCACGATTTAAATATGGTACGGCGACATTGCGATCGCGTTCTCTGTCTCAATCGCACTATACTTTGTCAGGGAACGCCAGAAGTTGCCCTTTCTCCCGATAGCCTTTCTGCTACCTATGGCTCTGAATTCGTTCGCTATCAACATCGCTGTTAGCCCTTGCCCCTACTTCCATGCCGACTGAACTCACCCGCATCCTCGAACTGCTCCAGTTTCCCTTCATGCAACGCGCTATGCTCGGCGGCATTCTCACCGGATTGATGGGGGGAATGCTGGGTAGTTTTACAATCTTGCGCCAGTTGTCTTTCTTCAGCGATGCGTTGGGTCACTCAGCGTTGTTAGGCATTAGCATCGGCTTGCTCCTGGGGTTAGATCCCTCGATGGTATTGCTACCTTTTGCGGTTGTATTTGCTTTGGTCGTGACGTACCTGCTGGAACGGACTCGCTTATGGACGGATGCTTTGCTCAACATCATTTACTCCTCGTCATTGGCGATCGCCATCATTACGCTTAGCTTTGTGGGACAGTACAAAGGGGGACTGAATAATCTTTTGTTTGGCGATATTCTGGCAGTGCGAGAACCGGATCTAATCTTTAGTGCGGGATTATTGCTGGTTTGTACCATCTTTATTGGGCTAACATTACGAACGCAAATGTTGTTGACACTGCATGAACCGCTCGCGATCGCCCGCGGCGTGTCAGTTTCTGCCCATCGTACAGCGTTTATTGTGCTGCTGTCACTGGTAGTGGGAATTTCGATTAAGGCGATTGGGGTATTACTGGTGAGTGCGTTTGTGGTGATTCCTGCCTGTGCTGCCCGGTTGTTGAGTCGTACATTTGCCAACTACGTGGTGCTATCGGCGGGGCTAGGGGTGTTGAGTGCAGTGATTGGAATCCTCTTTTCTGCGGGGTTCAATTTGCCATCAGGTCCCAGCATTGTGGCAACCCAATTGGCAATTTTTCTAACATCAATGGCATTACCCCGATTGCGTGTTGTACCACTCAACTCAGGGGAAAGGGCAGTACGTTGAGACTAGTTAGTGAGGTGGATCGACGTTAGATAGGTAGAATTGAGTTGTAGAGTTTGAGCTATTAGGATTTGTGGTTGAGCCAAAGTTAAACGATATCTGCCAGGTACGTTGTTTCAACGTAGAACTGGTCGCTCAGTTCAATGAAACACTTCCGGGGGATGATTTGCTCGAAGATGCTCAAATTCTCTTCAGTGCTTTAGCCGATCGATCGCGCCTGAAGATTCTTTATGCTCTGAGCCGGGGTGAAGAACTCTGCGTCTGTGATGCTGCCGCTCTGCTGGAAATCAAGATCGCAGCCGCCTCCCACCACCTGCGAAAACTGCGCGACCTCAAAATCCTTAAGTACAGAAATGACGGCAAACTGGTGTATTACTCCCTGAAAGATCGGCGAGTCGCCGAGATTCTCCGCTACGCCCTAAGTCAACTTGCCGATTGACACTCCTCGACCTTGCATGAATGAGGATTCTTGCTTCAACGGGAGTCCAACGACTTACCCGACCCAAGCATACATCTCTTAGCTACTGCTGCGGGGATAGGTGCGACCAGTGGAGTAATGGGAATGGTCATTTCTGACGCGATCGATTTGCCTAATGGTCCGAGTATTGTTTTGGTTCAGTTATTTGGGTTTTTGACTGTGGCTTTATGGTGTCGGTAGGGTTGAAAATTTTGGATTATGCTTTCTTAATTGTTAATTGTAATGTAAGACGACTAGAGAACATCTTATCTGATTCAAGATTAAGGATCGAGAGGACTTCTTACGCCTCTACCGCCTCGATTTAGTACATGAGTATAAATTATTGTTGTTTTGACGTCTTCATGTCCTAATAATTCTTGAACTGTTCTAATATCGTAGCCATCTTGTAACAATTGCGTCGCAAAACTATGACGAAAGGTATGACAACTGACTCGCTTATTAATTTCTGCCATTTTAACGGCTTTTTTCAAGGCTTTTTGTAAACTACTTTCATGAAGATGATGACGACGAATAATTCCACTGCGAGGATCTTGAGAAATGCGATTTGAGGGAAAAACAAATTGCCAAACCCAGTCACGATCTGCATTTTTATACTTTCTTTCTAAGGCAAAGGGTAAGTAAACTGAACCATAACCTTTATCTAAATCCTGTTGATGTAATCGCTTGACAATTTCTAAATGAAACTTTAATTCTTCAGCTAAACTTATCGGTAACACTGTGACTCGACTTTCCATGCCTTTTCCATCTCTAACAATTACTTGATTTTGAGCAAAATCAATATCTTTAACTCGTAATTGTAAACATTCCGTTTGACGTAATCCCGTCCCATAAAGCAATTTAACGATTAATTGATGAACTCCTGATAAGTGATTAATAATCGCTAGAACTTCCTCTTTTGTTAGAACGGTTGAGACATAATGACTTCTTTTAGCCCGTACTGCATCAATCTTTAAATCTAATTCTTGTTTAAGAACTTCTTTATAGAGAAATAAAACAGCACTTAAAGCCTAATTTTGAGTGGAGGCAGCCACATTTTCCTCAACAGCTAAATGGGTTAAGAATTCTTCAATTTCTTTTCCACCCATTTCTTTAGGATGGCGTTTATTATGAAAGAGAATATAGCGTTTAATCCAATTAATGTAACTTTTTTCGGTTTTGTAAGAGTAATGTTTCAGACGAATGACATCACAGACTTGTTCAAGGAGCTTTTTAGGGTTTTTTTCCATCGGGGGATATTCAGAACCTTCCTGGATAGTATGACTATTTGGTATGTTATCCCGAAAGTTTCTGGCTATCGTCGGAAATTGTGCGGAAAGTTTCTGGATAACATTCTCTACAAGGGAATTATACAGAAACTTTCTGTTTTTTGCCCCGTAGAGGTTGACTATCCAGAAAATGTCGGTACAATAAATATTTATGTTTTTCACTGAGTTATAAACAATGAATAAATCGGAAGATTTTTGGAATAAAGCTTCAAAAAATTATGACAAGACAGAGGAGCGTTTTGAATACATCCATAAAAAAGCAAGGGAAAACACCAAAAAGCACCTCAAAGATAGTCATATTGTTATGGATTATGGATGCGGAACCGGCACAGCATCCTGTGAGTTTTCCAGTCAGGTGAAAGAAATACAAGGTATCGATATCTCATCTGAGATGATTCGGATAGCAAAAGAGAAAGCAGTTGTTAGTAAAATTAAAAATGTAAACTTCGAAAAGGCGGATTTATTTGAAGACAAATTTCAAAATGAATCGTTTGATGTGATTCTGACTTTCAACATGTTGCACACAGTACCCAATCCGCAAAATATTGTGCATCGAATAAATGACCTGTTAAAGCCTGACGGCTTATTTATTTCTATAACGCCTTGCTTAGGGCAAAAGATGTCAATTTTAGTTAATCTCCAAATACAGTTGGTTCGGATATTGTGTAAGTTTGGGGTAATTCCCATTCCAATTAGGAGAATAAAAAACAGTGACATAGACATTTTGTTAGCAACAGGAGAATTCGAGGCCATTGAGTCCGAAGAAATATTCAAAGGAGCATCTAGCTATTTTGTTGCAGCAAAGAAATTACACAAAACATAACAAGCGCATGCAGCCGGACGCAGCGAAGCTGCGACGCTGATGCGGGGCGTTAAGAAAAAAAGTGCAATCTTATTAAGTTAAGGAATTTATAAAAAACTCGTTTTGGGCGATCGCCTGAAATTTTCAAACAGTTACATGGCGCGATCGTAAATCAACCAAAACCTTTACCCCGTTTAGACTCAGACCAAATAATTAATTCTCCTTCCTGACCTCCCGCAGCCAACTGCTTGCCATCTTGACTCCAAGCTACACAGGAAAACCCTCCAGACGCACCTTCTAATATTTGTCCTACTTGTTTGGCTTTCGTCCATAAACCCAACCAACCATCATCCGCAGCAGAAGCCAATAATAAACTATGGGGATGAAACTCTAAAGCTTGAATCTTACTGTCGTGTAAAGTTAAAACGTTTGCATTCCAACCATCTTTATCATCAGCTTCTTTTTTCCAGACGGCAATGCCTTCTATACTTGATGCTGCCAACAAAGGTGCATTACTCGATCCTCGTTGCGACCAAGTTAGATTGGAAATCTTACCAGGAAAACCCCGCATTACCCAAGGATGGGGACTGCCATATTCTAGAACCGCGATGGTATTATCTAAATTACCAGAAGCAATATATTTACTGTCCCCAGACCAAGCCGTAACAATACTAGCTGAGGGCATATCAATCAGATAGGGGTCATCATCCCAATCTTTAGTAGACCATACTTTCACTCCTCCATTACCCGATATAGCGATACTTTCCCCATTCGGTCGCCAAGCTAAATCTAAAACAGAAGAGTTAGCAAAGGGTAGAGTAGTAATAACGTTTTGACTATCTGCATCCCAGATTTGCAGGTAACGACCCAAACTAAAAGCTAAGTGGTTACAAATAGTACTCCAAGCCAGTTTATCGACCCAGGAGGGCGCATTATCTAGGGTAGCGATTAAATCTGGAAATCCCCCTCTCATCCCCCTTAATAAAGGGGAAGTCATAGACCAAACTCTAACCTTGCCATCCTGTCCGCCAGCAGCTAAAAACTTGCCATCAAAAGAAAAAGCCAAACAGTCGATTGATACTAAACCCGCAGGTAATAAACTAACCAGGTTGCCATCTTGCCATAAGACCACTTCCCCCGCAGCCGAACTAGCAGCTAATAAACCATCGGGCGACCAAGCCACTACGGTAACGTATTCTGAGAGACTACCCTGCCATTGTTGTTTGAATAAGACTTTCCCCTTTGTACCTACACCAAACATTGCTTAAAGTCCTCTCTCAGTTGTGCCTCATCTAGATTGCGACCGATAAATACTAATTCATTTTTACGGGTTTCTTCTTCCTTCCAAGGACGA belongs to Lusitaniella coriacea LEGE 07157 and includes:
- a CDS encoding metal ABC transporter ATP-binding protein, translated to MKEVVLAVEQLTVTLGTYAAVQEVSFSLEAGTDTAIVGPNGAGKSTLVQAILGILPRQTGNIFILGQPLSRKGSLAPQIRQQIAYLPQNFLVDRRIPITVEELVGLGWDRLRFQVPWANSRKRRHAVRDALAKVDALHLRQQPIGGLSGGETKQVLLAYCLVYPRRLLILDEAPAGLDMRGETEFYQLLYQLKQEEGWTILQISHDLNMVRRHCDRVLCLNRTILCQGTPEVALSPDSLSATYGSEFVRYQHRC
- a CDS encoding ArsR/SmtB family transcription factor, whose amino-acid sequence is MVEPKLNDICQVRCFNVELVAQFNETLPGDDLLEDAQILFSALADRSRLKILYALSRGEELCVCDAAALLEIKIAAASHHLRKLRDLKILKYRNDGKLVYYSLKDRRVAEILRYALSQLAD
- a CDS encoding metal ABC transporter solute-binding protein, Zn/Mn family: MVQKYRRLGRLTVGTISAIAVSLGSCQTNAPTTNSDSQAQSTTAATTDELQVVTTFLPITQFTKAVAGDRAEVSQLLPANVSPHDYQAKPKDAQRLAEADVLVQNGLEMEEFLEDLVANASNPDLKIVDSSEGIATIANEEVEGGNHGEEEDHDHDHAHDDREEGEEDVEAGHHHHGEYNPHVWLDPKRAIEQVENIRDGLIAADPEGEAEYTANAAAYIEQLQQLDAEITSTLQPYAGQTFVAFHDFAPYFAQSYDLEAEFLVDIPEENPAPADVKRVTDAVEEANLKALLTEPQAVENTFAALAKDLNVEISTFDPIETGGPEALEPNYYITTMRQNVQGLVTAFGGSTQSVLPFWMPQPMAVVPQRVGVRF
- a CDS encoding class I SAM-dependent methyltransferase; translation: MNKSEDFWNKASKNYDKTEERFEYIHKKARENTKKHLKDSHIVMDYGCGTGTASCEFSSQVKEIQGIDISSEMIRIAKEKAVVSKIKNVNFEKADLFEDKFQNESFDVILTFNMLHTVPNPQNIVHRINDLLKPDGLFISITPCLGQKMSILVNLQIQLVRILCKFGVIPIPIRRIKNSDIDILLATGEFEAIESEEIFKGASSYFVAAKKLHKT
- a CDS encoding metal ABC transporter permease, which codes for MPTELTRILELLQFPFMQRAMLGGILTGLMGGMLGSFTILRQLSFFSDALGHSALLGISIGLLLGLDPSMVLLPFAVVFALVVTYLLERTRLWTDALLNIIYSSSLAIAIITLSFVGQYKGGLNNLLFGDILAVREPDLIFSAGLLLVCTIFIGLTLRTQMLLTLHEPLAIARGVSVSAHRTAFIVLLSLVVGISIKAIGVLLVSAFVVIPACAARLLSRTFANYVVLSAGLGVLSAVIGILFSAGFNLPSGPSIVATQLAIFLTSMALPRLRVVPLNSGERAVR
- a CDS encoding WD40 repeat domain-containing protein, whose protein sequence is MFGVGTKGKVLFKQQWQGSLSEYVTVVAWSPDGLLAASSAAGEVVLWQDGNLVSLLPAGLVSIDCLAFSFDGKFLAAGGQDGKVRVWSMTSPLLRGMRGGFPDLIATLDNAPSWVDKLAWSTICNHLAFSLGRYLQIWDADSQNVITTLPFANSSVLDLAWRPNGESIAISGNGGVKVWSTKDWDDDPYLIDMPSASIVTAWSGDSKYIASGNLDNTIAVLEYGSPHPWVMRGFPGKISNLTWSQRGSSNAPLLAASSIEGIAVWKKEADDKDGWNANVLTLHDSKIQALEFHPHSLLLASAADDGWLGLWTKAKQVGQILEGASGGFSCVAWSQDGKQLAAGGQEGELIIWSESKRGKGFG
- a CDS encoding metal ABC transporter permease — translated: MLQRESNDLPDPSIHLLATAAGIGATSGVMGMVISDAIDLPNGPSIVLVQLFGFLTVALWCR